ACCTATAAAAGGTATTCTTCTGACATTATATGATTCTAGGACAAGACTTGGAAGGGATGTCTATAGCAACGTCAAAGAGTACTTTGGAGCTACTGAGTACATTTTTAAAACAACTATCCCCAGAAATGTTACATTAGCAGAAGCACCAAGCCATGGTAAACCTTGTATAATCTATGATGATGAATCTAGTGGTTCACATGCATACCTAAATCTAGCAAAAGAAATTATTAGTAGAGATGGTTCGGAGGGCAATAAATGACTGCTAGGAAAAAGGAAAGTGCCCTTGGGAGAGGGTTGGATGCATTAATAAGACCAGAATTTAATGATGTTGATGAGGCTGATAACAAATTAAAGAAAACAGAATTAAATAAGCCTAATTCTAAGAATATAAGAAAGAATAAAAACAAAACTTCAAAATTAACTAAAAAAGATAAAAAAACAACAAATACAACAACTAATCATTCAGAAAAAAAATCTTTTGTTGATGATACATTGGTAAAGAATGTAATATTGGAAGTTCATAAAAATCCTAGAATATCTCTCTGGTCCGCTAAGTCGGCTGCAGTTTTAAGATTATTAAAAAAGACTAAACCTGAGTTCAGTATAAGTAAAGAAGCTTCAGCTCTTATAGAAGAAGCCGTTAAGAATAAATACCCTGATCTTTGGGAAGTATTTGAAGAAAAGGAAATATAAAAATTTAGTTATAAGTTATAACTTATAAGTTTCTCAATTATAACTTATAAGTAAAACTATTAACTTTTAGTAAGAATTTATTTCAAAATTAAAGAGTTGATTGGTAAGAACTTTTTAATTTAACAAATGTTTCAGCTCTACCTATACTTACACCCATTTTTTTCAAGTCTTCCATACTTTTAAAAGAAATATTTCGTTTTCTAGATTCGATTATCCTTCTAGCAGATATTTTACCTATTCCTGGAACTCTGAGAAGATCTTTATATGATGCAGAATTAATTTCAACAGGAAACATTTCCATTTTAGAAAGAGCGGCTGAATATTTTGGATCTAAATCCAACTTCATATTACCATCTTCCTCAAACACAAGTTCATCAAGATCAAAACCATATGATTGGATTAAATGATCAGCTTGATATAATCTTGAAGTTCTTTTAGGATGTGGTTCAGAATGATTTTCTAAAGGTGTGTTCTTCATGGAATTAAAAGGGCTGAAATAACTTCTTTTAATATCTAATTTTTTCTGAAGCCAATTTGCTCGTTTTAATATTTCAGTATCTGTTTCATCGGTGGCCCCTACAATAAACTGCGTGGATTGTCCCGAAGGCGCGAGATTTTCATCTTTTTTCATTAGCCTTTGTATCCATTTCATCCGCCTTAAAATATCGTTATTGAATGTTTTGGTAGTTGATAATTCTTCAAATCCATCAGGAGTAGCTGCTTCTATATTAACACTCACTCTATCTGCAAGGCTCATGGCACGTTTAAGTAAATCATAAGAGGTCCCAGGCAAAATTTTCAAATGGATATATCCATTGTATTCATGTTCCATTCTAAGTTTTCTTGCTACTTCCACCATATTCTCCATAGAAACATCTGCATCTCTAGGGATACCAGAACTCAAGAATAAACCTTCAACCAATCTGTTGTTGTAGTAATCAAGAAAAGTAGATGTGAGCTCATTAGGGGTAAATTCAACTCTATTAAATTTATGGCCACCATGATTAACACAGTATCGGCAATCATTTGAACATTTATTGGTCATAAGAACTTTAAATAGAGGAATACAAACACCATTTCCTGCTGTTGCATTATATATGCCTGGTAACTTTCCTGAAAGAAAATTATCTGGGTTGTAGTTACCATAGTTACAAAGATCATACCTTGCACTATCACCCAAAATTACCATCTTTTTTACCCTATTCATTGATCTCATGATATGATTATGATATTAATTAAAATTTCTTATAATAAATCAAAACATTATAATAAGATCATGGATCACTAATTAGTATGAGAGCCGTTATTGCAGGAACAGGAAGTGCTGTTGGTAAAACAACCATTTCAACGGGAATAATGAGGGCTTTGTCGAATGAATATGATATACAGCCTTTTAAAGCAGGTCCAGATTATATAGATCCTACATATCATGGTCTTGCTACAGGAAACATTTCTAGAAATCTGGATTCATTTTTCATGTCAGAAGATCAAATAAGAGAAGGATTTCAAAGAGCTATGAAGATTTCAAACGCTGATTTTGGAATAGTCGAAGGAGTTAGAGGTCTTTATGAGGGCATAAGTTCTTTAAATGATGTTGGGAGCACAGCTTCGATTGCTAAAGCACTTAATGCTCCGGTAATTCTTATTTTAAATTCAAAAAGTCTTGTAAAAAGTGCAGCAGCAATTGTAATTGGATTTAAAACCCTAGATCCTAGCATTAAAATTGAAGGAGTCATACTTAACTATATTAAAAACAGGAAACATTATCTCAAAACAAAGGAAGCTGTTGAAAAACTTGCAGACACTACAGTTATTGGAGGAATATCTCGTAATGATTCAATAAAGGTAGAAGAACGTCATTTGGGTCTTGTGCCTGCCATAGAACGTCAAAATATTCTCCAATCCATTGAGAAATGGGGAGATGTAATGGCAGATAATATTGATCTTGATGCATTAATATCAATAATGAAGGGATCTGGAAAATTATCTGGTGGAAGAGCACCTTTGTGGGATGAAGGAAACCGAAACAAAGTAAAAATCGGGGTTGCAATGGATGAGGTTTTCACATTTTATTATCGTGAAAATTTAGAAGCACTTGAAGCAAATAATGCAGATATTATTCCATTCAGTCCACTGCATGATGAGGAACTTCCTGATGTTGATGGAATATATATTGGTGGCGGCTATCCTGAAATATTTGCAAATGAACTTGAATCTAATCAATCAATGCGAAAATCAATTTTAAAGTTTCATAATGAAGGAAATCCAATTTATGCTGAATGTGGAGGGCTTATGTACTTGTCCAAGTCAATAAACAATAGAAATATGTGTAATGTTTTTAATTATCCCTCAACAATGACTAAGAATGTTCAGGCATTGAGTTATGTTATATCCGAGGCACAAAGGGATAATATCATTCTCAAAAAAGGAGAATCTTTTAGGGGTCATGAATTCCATTATTCTAAAGTGGATATTGGAAATGCCAAACCTAAATTTGCATTTAAGATACTAAGAGGAAAGGGTATTTTTGGATCTCAGGATGGATTAATGGAAAACAATACTGTTGCAAGCTATGTACATACTCATGTTGCTGCCTGCACACAATTCGGGTTAAACTTCACAACAAATGCATATTTGCATGAATAAATATATTTTAAAAAAGTTTGGAGGATCAAAATGCGTATCGCAGTTATAGCAGAAATGGCACCTGCAAAGGCATTCATACCCATAATAAAACAGCTTGATGCTGAAATTATTGGATTGACCCATGGTCATGGAGTTAACGAATTACTTGGTAAATATTGTTCAGAAGTACATTCTATAGGGCAGAGTAGGGGACAAGGAGCAAAAAAGAGATCCAATACAAAGATCGCATCCCTTGTATTAAAAGATATTTTTAGTGTTGTTAATTCCCTCAAAGGGAAAAAAATTGACCTATTGATGACATGCGGTAATGCTGGTGATGTAAGAAAGGGCATATCCGCATCAAAAATACTTAGAATACCAAATTTACATATTGAACAGGATATTTATAATCCCATTGAAATGATAGCATTTTCAAATCTGATTACAGTCCCATCAGAGGGTTATAAAAAATTTGTAGTTGAAAAATATGGATTGAAAAATGTTCATGTAATTGGTGGTTATCCAATGGCGTCATATGTTAGTGAAATGACTATTGAGGATCAAGATTCACTTAAAACCCGTTATGGTGTTGATGATTTTATGGTTCTTGTGTTTGGGGGAGATGTGAAAGGTGAAGATATTCCTAAAATTATCAAACAAGTTGAACTCATTAACAAGGAGGTTATAATAATTCCATTCAGATTCAGTGCAGAATTTGTTAAAAAATTTGTGACATCTCCAAAATTAATGGTTTTAGAGGGTTACATCGAGATTCCAAGTCTTATTAAGGCTTCATCAGGACTTATTTATGGTGCAGGAATGGGTTTAACAATTGAAGCGGGGGTTTTATCTGTTCCATCAATCAAGATAGCTGGATTTCATAGGGCACATTCCAGTGTTGATTTAGCACACGAACTTGGAATTCAAGTAACTGAAATTGACAATATTGCTTCTGCATGTGATCACTTAAACAATCCAAAAGGTGAATGGTTGGTTAAAAATGCTAATAATGCAATTTCAAATGTTGTAAAAATTATAAATAATTTTGAACATGAAAAAATATGTGGTAGTGGCGTAGGTAGTTTTAATAAAATTTGGAATGCACGATCAGAATTCAGATAATTGAATAAAACTCAATATTCCTAAAATTAGCTATTTTTACACTGTTTTAATGTGTAATTAGAATCAAAATTTAATATATTATATGATTATCACTTATTTGTATCTAATATACTTTTTACTAGGTTCTCTTTATATCATCCTTTCATACACATATAAAAGCTTAGCCATAAAAATTAAATCAAAAAATACTTATTTGATCATTTGAATAGCAACCTTGGTGATAAAATGGTTGTAAAAATAGGAATCATTAAATGCGGTAATATAGGTACCTCTCCAGTAATTGACTTATTACTAGATGAGAGGGCTGACAGACCCAACATAGATACTTGTGTAATAGGCTCTGGGGCTAAGATGAACCCAGAAGAAATCGAAAAAGCTGTACCGTTAATGTTAGAGATGGACAGAGACTTCGTTGTATTTATAAGCCCAAACCCAGGTGCACCAGGCCCTGCTAAAGCAAGAGAATTATTATCTGCTGCAGACGTTCCTGCAATCATTATTGGTGATGCTCCAGGATTAAGATCCAAAGACGAAATGGATGAACAAGGATTAGGTTACATCATCGTTAAAGCAGACCCAATGATTGGTGCAAGGAGAGAATTCCTTGACCCTACTGAAATGGCATCATTTAACTCCGATGTAATAAAAGTATTAGCTTTAACCGGAGCATACAGAGTTGTTCAGAACACCATCGACGCAGCAGTAAATGCTGTTGGAGCTGGAGAAACTCTCGAACTTCCTAAAGTTGTTATATCACGGGATAAAGCTGTTGAAGCTGCACAATTTGCAAGTCCATACGCAAAAGCAAAAGCAATGGCTGCATACGAAATTGCAACCAAAGTGGCTGACTTAGATGTCGAAGCTTGTTTCATGACCAAAGCTGCTGAAAAGTACATACCACTCGTAGCTTCAGCTCATGAAATGTTAGGTGTTGCAGCTAAATTAGCTTCAGAAGCAAGGGATATTGAAAAGGCTAACGACACAGTCGTAAGAACACCTCACGGTGGAAAAGGCCAGACATTGTCCAAATCTGTTTTAATGGAAAAACCAGAATAATTTAAAACCAACGACCTCCGGGTCGTTAATTTTTTGTTTTTTTAATTAGATGTTATTTTTTGATAGAGAGTAAATATTATTTTTTTAGGTGTTATTTATGATAGAGAATCTGATCGAAAGATTTTATGAATCAGCAAGTATGAATAGATGGAATGATCATATCCGGCCTGTTGAATTAACTGAATTAGATAAACAAGCCCATAAGATGGTTATAGCATATGTCATAGCCAACTTTGAAGAGAAGGATAGAAATGCTGAAATAAACTGGCAGAATCTTATAGAGGGAGGAATATTCGAATTTTTGCATAGAACAATATTAACAGATATTAAACCGCCCGTTTTTCATAAAATGATGGAAGAAAAGGGCGAATCCCTCAATAAACATGTTCTTAAATTGTTAGAAAGTGATATGAATGGATTAAGCCCGGAGTTCAAAGAAAATTTCGAAAGATATTTATTTGATTCTAAATATGCACAATTAGAAAAAAAGATTCTTAAAGCAGCACATTATATGGCTACAAACTGGGAATTCAGGATCATTTATCATACATCTCCATTTATTTATGGTATAGAAGAAACCAAAGAGGCTATAGAGAATCAAATTGAAGATCACTTTGATTTAATTGGAGTTCAAAAGCTTTCATTAGAGAAAAAATCTTTTGGATTTATAGACCTTTGTGGACAGCTACGTTTTCAGGAAAGATGGGCACACTCACCTCGACTTCCGAAAACCTCTGTTTTAGGACATATGTATATAGTTGCAATAACATCTTATCTTTTCTCGCTTGAGAATAATTCTTGCAAAAAACGACTTTATAACAATTTTTTTACTGGACTATTCCATGATCTACCTGAAGTACTTACAAAAGATATTATTTCACCTGTAAAGGGATCTGTCGAAGGTTTAGAAGATATTATCAAGGAATATGAAGAAAATCAAATGAAAACCCGTCTTCTACCACTTTTACCTCTTTCTTGGAGGGAAGAAATGAGATACTTCACACAAGATGAATTTGAAAATAAGATAAAAATAAACGATAACATCCATAAAGGAATTAAATTCAAAGAATTAAATGGTAAATACAATAAAAATAAATTCCAACCCCTTGATGGGAAACTCATTAAGGCATGTGATAAATTAGCAGCATTTATAGAAGCAGATTTTTCAATTAAACATGGAATAACATCAAAACACCTTGAAGAAGGAAGAAAAAATATATATGAAGATTTTAAAACAAAAAAAGTATCAGGAATAGATTTTGGGAGTATATTTAATTACTTCAAGGAAAAATCATTCAAAATCAAAGATTTTTAATAAGTTCAGTACTTTAAAGTGTTTTTCATCCATACTACTCTTCTATTCTTGTCTTTGAGACTTTCTGTGTTTACTGAAAGGAAATTTTCCACAATTTCCAGTTTGCCTAATATTTTGGCGATTTTACGTGTAGATCGTGGATTAGAATGTGTAGGAATGATTAATTGTGGTTTTATCTCTTCTATCAATGTATATCCTTTATCTGAATTAAACATTCCTGAAAAAGGGTTTGAAAATTGCATCAATGCAATATCGATCTTTCCAAGGGATTCTATTTGTTTTATTGTCATATGATCTTGGCCTATATCTCCCATATGTGCAATTTTAAGCCCATCAACCTCTAAAACATAGATAACATTATTGGGATTGTTATAATTAATTATATTTCCCCGATGTGATGAAGGAATGCTGTAAATATGAATATCTTTAACATCAAATCTTTCTACAGTTCCAATTGATTTTTTACATTTTAATGTTTCAATAAATTTTGGATCTATATGGTCTGAATGTGAGTGAGTAATGACGACAGCATCGGGATTTAGATCCAGCTCTTCTTGGGTGGGCATTGAAGTTGGATCAGTAACAATAACAGTTCCTGAAGAAGAAATTATAATAAATGAGTTAGTGGGTGTTGAACTAGACTTACTCACTGTTTGAATAATGGTCTTTCCAGTTTCATTTTTTAAAATGGGAACTTTTTTTGTCATTTTACATTCCTGAAATATTTTATCAGACAAGAAGTTTGATTAATTTATATAACATAAATCATAATTTTTTAATTAATAAACTTCATTGAGAAAATATTAAATATTTCACCACATTTTCCATTATCAATATCTTTTGTCCACAATTTCATCTGTCCAACAAATCGCATTCCTTGAGCATCTAAGTATTCACGCATTTGAATAGTGGCTTTTTGTGATTTATTCCCTTCTGAAGTCACAAAAGACTGCAAATTGTTTATCCTTTACATTTTTAAGTTCATATAAATATTGATTGATTGCTGCTGGAGTTCTTCCTGCCCAAACAGGGCAACACAAAATAAGACCATCATAGTTCATCAGATCAGTAGTGCAATTTTTTATAGGGACTTTATTTGCTCGAAAAGAGTCCCAAATTTTAAAAAGATACCATTTATCATTTTCAGTTTTTATTTCCGTTAAATCTGCATTAATTTTCTTTTGCAGTTTTTTTGCAACTTTAAGGGGGTGTCCTGAATATGAATAACATGCAATCAATGTTTTCAATCATATACCTCCATAAATTCATATCAATTATAAAATTCCCTTTGTGCTTGGAATAGAATCATGTTCTATCATTGATGCTTCTTTGAGTGCTCGAGCAAATGACTTAAAAAGGGCTTCTATTTTGTGGTGGTCGTTTTCTCCTTCTACATTAGCATTAATGTTTATTTTTGCAGAATTTGCAAATGATGCAAAGAAGTGTACAATGTTTTCCGTACTTAAATCTCCCACCTTCGCTTTTTTAAATTTAAAATTCAACACAGAATAATTTCTTCCACTAATATCTAATGCAACGGTTGCTAAAGCATCGTCCATTGGTACTATTGCATGTGCCATCCGTTTAATCCCTTTTTTGTCCCCAATCGCCTTATTAAATACTTCTCCAAGTAATATACCCACATCTTCCACTGTGTGATGATCATCGACACCAATATCTCCTTTTGCTTCCACTTCCAAATCAAAACGGCCATGCTTTGCAAATGAGTCTAACATGTGATCGAAAAATTCTATACCCGTTTCAACATTAAATTTTCCTTCACCATCTAGATCTAATACTATTTTAATGTCTGTTTCAGAAGTTTTTCTATTCATTTTTTGTTTTCTCATTTCCCTCATCTCTAATAACCTGTATAGCTTGTTCTGGACATTTTCCTGCACATATTGTACATAAATGGCAGTATTCTAAATTCGTGGCCATAGCTTTCTCATTTATATCCCAAATTTTTGCTCCTTTGGGGCAAGCTTCTTTACATATTCCACAACCAGTGCATTTATCTTTGTCAACTACGATCTTCATTTTTATTACCTTATAACTTATAACTTTTAACTTATAACAAGTATTTTTTAATAATGGAAAATTTGATTTAAATCCTTTTTTTAAACATTCTGATGATAAATACTCTTATCAAATTATAAGTTATAACTTTTAAGTTACAAGTTATAACACATTTACATTTGATGGTATAATTATATCAATTTTATTCTTTCATTTCAAATTTATCTATAAAGTAAGAGAATCTCTTTATAGTTTTTCGAAGACTTTTAAAACCCTGATCATCTTTTTTCACACCTTCTAGCGTATCCTGTGACCAGAAGTTAGCTCCCATATTTGCTCCATACGCCCCACCACTGATAGGAATAGCACCTGTTAGTATGTAAAATGTTAATATTTGTTGCATTGCAAGTTCTTGACCACCAATACGATCTCCGCCAACAGAAATGCCCATTCCTACTTTAAAACGCATGAAATCAAAGTTAACTGCACCTAATGCTCTGCATCGATCCATCACTGCTTTTAATTGTGCACTTAATCCTCCATTGTAAATTGGTGTAGCCATTATAATGCCTTTGGCCTCTATGATCAATGGATAAAGGTCCTGCATATCATCTTTAACAATACATTCTTTTTTTCTTATGCAATAATCGCAATGTCTACAAGGGTTAATGGTTTTTCCTCTCAAACCAAAAAATTCAGTTTCAAAACCTTTTTCTTCCAGCATTTTTAATGATTCTTTTAAAACATATTCTGTTGCCTGTTTTCTAGGACTACCACATATTCCCAATATCATCTTAATTGACACCTTCCATGAATGGGTAATGTTAAGTTGAAGAATTAATCTATAATTAATATTGGACATTTAAATAATAAAATTTATGTTTATTACGGAATAATCAAAAAAAAAGCTATAAAAAGTTAAAAGTCAAAAAAAATTAGAAATGAGGGAATAATAAAAACCCCCTATATTTATTCTTAGATTGATTCGTCTTCATCCATTGCTAAACGCATGGTATCAGGATCCTGTGGCATGCGGTCTAAAAAGTCTTGAGCTGAACGGCGCACATCCCTTGAACCAATAATATATCGACCAACAACAATTATGTCTGCTTTGCTATCGAGGGCCTTATCAACACGATCTGGAGTTACACCTCCTGCAACTGCAACCAGTTTACCTTTACCAAGTAACTCTTTGATCTGGTTAATATTTCCCCATTCAGTGACTTCTGCTAGTTTTTCTCCTCTTTCAGATTGCATTGTTTCAAGATCAACATTTCTGTGGAGTAGTACAATATCTGGTTTATATTCGAGTCCTTCGAGTTTTGCAACGATATTGTCAACATTCATCATGTCAAGAATAGAATATATTCCTTGTTTCTGAGCTTCGTGAATAGCTTTTTCTATTGATTCAATTGTTCCAAGTCCAGAAATTGCTATGGCATCTGCAGTTTCATCTGCAGCCATTTTAACTTCAATTCTACCCACATCGAGCGTTTTAAGATCTGCAATGATAAATGCATCATTTTTAAGCTCTCTGATCTTTCCAATGATTCCAACACCGAATTTCTTAACAAGTGGTGTTCCGGCCTCAATGAGTATTCTTTCCCTGTTTGGAAGTGTATTTATTATGCGTTCCATCTCTTCCATGTTATCCAAGTCAAGTGCAACTTGTAAATATGGTGGGCTCCACAATCTTGTTACTTTGAATCCCATTACAGGATGTGTTCCACGGTCTTTTTCTGCTAGAACCTTTTTAATAGACGGATAACCTTCCATTGCTCTCTGTATTGCGAGTTTGGTTGCACCGTAATTGTACTGGTAGATTTTACGGTAATTTTCAGCACCAGGATGTATAAACACCCCTGCAATAATAACAAGATCTTCAACATCTTCTTTTGGAATTAATCCTTCAGCAACAGCATCTGCTACAGCGCGACCTACTGCTGTTTGAGCAGGTCCAAATATTTTGTCAGCATCCTCTAAATCTCTTACAGTTACTTTTGGTACTATTAGTGTTGCGGGTTTGGTCAACAAATTTGGTCTTATTACAGATAAAAGTGGGGTGTGTCCTATTGACATATCGGCCATATTATTTACGAATGCCGCCCCGACAGGACCATTTTTATCTCCAATTATTAAATCAACGTGAGCGATTTCATTGCCATTTCCTATTAAGGCTTCACCTATTTGATACATAATTATTATCCTCCATATTAGTCTAATTAATCTTATGGATCAGATCATATAAATAAATATTTCAAATATTTTAAAATACTTAGAATTTTATTTTATGATGATTGATGATTTATTTTTTACATGATTGAGTTATATTTGTTTAATGAATCTTAAATAAACAATAAAAAAAGTAATAAGACTTACCAACCCAATTAAAAACTTATTCATATTAAATAAAAAAAATATAGGATATGGAAAGACTATTGTGTTAAATGTCCTTCTATGAAATCGTCATATCCTTGAAGATCGAGTAATCCATGACCTGAGAATGATATTAAAATATTCTTCTCTTCTCCTGTCTTTTTACACTTCAATGCTTCATCCATTCCTACTTTTATAGCATGGCATGTTTCTGGAGCAGGTATAACTCCTTCAGTATTAGCAAATATTTGGCCTGTTTTAAATATTTCTGTCTGATTTACAGTTCTTCCCTCTACAAGACCTTGATTAACCAATAAAGCAACCAACGGCGCCATTCCATGATATCGTAAACCGCCTGCATGAACTGATGGAGGTACAAAGTCATGTCCTAGGGTGTACATTTTCATTAGTGGAGTTAAACCAGCTGTGTCTCCGTAATCGTATCGGTATTCTCCTTGTGTAAGTGTTGGGCATGATGAAGGTTCTGCAGCTAGGAACTCACAGTCTAGATCTCCTGAGATTTTATCTTTCATGAAGGGGAATGCTGCTCCACCAAAGTTACTTCCTCCTCCCACGCAGCCCACTAATACATCGGGGGTTTCATCTATAAGTTCGAATTGTTTCTTGGCCTCTAGACCAATTACTGTTTGATGGAGAAGTACATGGTTTAAAACACTTCCGAGGGTATAAAATACTTTTTCATCTGTTAAAGCATCTTCAATAGCTTCAGATATTGCGATTCCAAGGGATCCTGGATGATTTGGGTCTTCCTTAAGTATTTTCCTACCGAAATCTGTTCTATCACTTGGTGATGGTATAACTTCTCCGTTGTAAAGATGCATTACTGTTTTACGATATGGTTTTTGTTTGAATGAAACATTTACCATATAAACTGTACATTCAAGCCCTAAAAGTGAACATGCGAGAGATAATGCAGATCCCCATTGTCCGGCTCCTGTTTCGGTTGTTAATCTTTCAGCACCAGCCTTTTTAGCATAATATGCCTGGGCAATTGCTGTGTTTAATTTGTGGCTGCCAACAGGAGACATATCTTCACGTTTGTAGTATATCTTTGCAGGTGTATCTAAATACTTTTCAAGTCCCGTTGCTCTAAAAAGTGGAGTAGGCCGTCCCACCTGCTTGTATACGTTTCTAATTTCTTTTGGAATATCTATCCATCTTTCCTGTGACATTTCTTGCTCAAGAACATACTTGGAAAATATTTTTGGTAAATTTTCAAGTTGTTGTCCCTCTTTAGTTTGTGAGGATGCAGGGAGTTCCACAGGTAGATCTGCAACTATATTGTACCATTTTTTTGGAGTGTCCTTTTCTGAAAGTGTTATTTTATACATTCAATCACCTATCCATGATATTTAATCATTCAAATTCTGGTTGTAACCAATTAATATTCTTAAACTACTAATGTACCTTAAGTTTAAGTTGTACTAAATCTATTTTTAATGTATTATTTAAATCTTTGTTGTCCATATATGTACATTATCAATTCTAGAGAATTTAATAGGATAAACAACAGATATATTTATATGAATATACTAGCTGTTGATGTTGGAGTTGGAACACAGGATATAATGTTTTATGATACAGATTATCCAATAGAAAATTCTATAAAAATGGTTATGCCCTCACCAACCAAGATACTTGCAAAAAGGATTCGAAAACACCACAATGATATTTTAATTAATGGTAATACAATGGGTGGAGGTCCGGTTAATAAAGCAATAGAAAATCATATTAAAAGAGGATACAAAGTTCTTATGACTGAAAATGCTGCGCGGACGGTTCGAGATGATTTAAAACGTGTAAAGTCACTAGGTATAGAAATTGTACCTGAAAGAGAACATCATCCGGAACTTGGAAGGGTGGAACTCAAAGATATAGATTTAGATTCAATAAAAGAGTCATTATCCAAATTTGAAGTAAAATTGGATTTTGATTACATTGGTATTGCAATCCAAGATCATGGATATCTGGAAGGAGTAGGAGATCGGAACTTTCGATTCATGAAAATAAAAGAAAAACTTAATGTTCCAAGGTATCCTGAAGAATTTGCTTATTATGATAAGGTTCCAGAATATTTCACCAGAATGAATGGTGTTTTAAACACTTTAAAGGGTTATAAACCAATTATTATGGATTCAAAGTTTGCATCAATATGCGGTGCTACGTGTGATCCTATTGTTAAAGAGTTAAATAGTTATATTGCTATTGATATAGGGAATGGA
This sequence is a window from Methanobacterium sp. SMA-27. Protein-coding genes within it:
- a CDS encoding DUF1786 domain-containing protein: MNILAVDVGVGTQDIMFYDTDYPIENSIKMVMPSPTKILAKRIRKHHNDILINGNTMGGGPVNKAIENHIKRGYKVLMTENAARTVRDDLKRVKSLGIEIVPEREHHPELGRVELKDIDLDSIKESLSKFEVKLDFDYIGIAIQDHGYLEGVGDRNFRFMKIKEKLNVPRYPEEFAYYDKVPEYFTRMNGVLNTLKGYKPIIMDSKFASICGATCDPIVKELNSYIAIDIGNGHTLAAAFDNGKIIGVFEHHTKSLDPKKIKYLIEKLIDGTITHNEVHDDGGHGAWTTAPMDNIECVIATGPMRRILQKTGMKVHYAAPAGDVMMAGPVGLIKAIMSRHTD
- a CDS encoding TrpB-like pyridoxal phosphate-dependent enzyme; the encoded protein is MYKITLSEKDTPKKWYNIVADLPVELPASSQTKEGQQLENLPKIFSKYVLEQEMSQERWIDIPKEIRNVYKQVGRPTPLFRATGLEKYLDTPAKIYYKREDMSPVGSHKLNTAIAQAYYAKKAGAERLTTETGAGQWGSALSLACSLLGLECTVYMVNVSFKQKPYRKTVMHLYNGEVIPSPSDRTDFGRKILKEDPNHPGSLGIAISEAIEDALTDEKVFYTLGSVLNHVLLHQTVIGLEAKKQFELIDETPDVLVGCVGGGSNFGGAAFPFMKDKISGDLDCEFLAAEPSSCPTLTQGEYRYDYGDTAGLTPLMKMYTLGHDFVPPSVHAGGLRYHGMAPLVALLVNQGLVEGRTVNQTEIFKTGQIFANTEGVIPAPETCHAIKVGMDEALKCKKTGEEKNILISFSGHGLLDLQGYDDFIEGHLTQ
- a CDS encoding bifunctional 5,6,7,8-tetrahydromethanopterin hydro-lyase/3-hexulose-6-phosphate synthase, whose protein sequence is MYQIGEALIGNGNEIAHVDLIIGDKNGPVGAAFVNNMADMSIGHTPLLSVIRPNLLTKPATLIVPKVTVRDLEDADKIFGPAQTAVGRAVADAVAEGLIPKEDVEDLVIIAGVFIHPGAENYRKIYQYNYGATKLAIQRAMEGYPSIKKVLAEKDRGTHPVMGFKVTRLWSPPYLQVALDLDNMEEMERIINTLPNRERILIEAGTPLVKKFGVGIIGKIRELKNDAFIIADLKTLDVGRIEVKMAADETADAIAISGLGTIESIEKAIHEAQKQGIYSILDMMNVDNIVAKLEGLEYKPDIVLLHRNVDLETMQSERGEKLAEVTEWGNINQIKELLGKGKLVAVAGGVTPDRVDKALDSKADIIVVGRYIIGSRDVRRSAQDFLDRMPQDPDTMRLAMDEDESI
- a CDS encoding flavodoxin family protein, with protein sequence MILGICGSPRKQATEYVLKESLKMLEEKGFETEFFGLRGKTINPCRHCDYCIRKKECIVKDDMQDLYPLIIEAKGIIMATPIYNGGLSAQLKAVMDRCRALGAVNFDFMRFKVGMGISVGGDRIGGQELAMQQILTFYILTGAIPISGGAYGANMGANFWSQDTLEGVKKDDQGFKSLRKTIKRFSYFIDKFEMKE